Within the Nocardioides aurantiacus genome, the region CTCGGAGAGGTTGGCGAAGGCCATCTCCTGGTCCGCGGTGTAGCGGGTCCAGGCCGACGGCTCCCAGATCTCGACGCGGTCGTAGATGCCGATGACCACGGCCTCGCGGTCGAGCCCGGCGTACGCCCGCAGCTCGGGGGTCAGCGAGACGCGGCCCTGCTTGTCCGGCACCTGCTCCGAGGCGAGCGCGAACAGCATCCGGCCGTAGGCCCGGAGACGGGCGTCGGTCTGCGAGGCGTTCTTGAACTTCTCGGTGAAGACGTCGAAGTCGGCGCGGGTGCGGAGGTCGAGGGAGCGGTCCTGGCCACGGGTGATCACGAGCCCCTCCTTCATCTCCTCGCGGAACTTCGCCGGGAGGAACAGGCGCCCCTTCTCGTCGAGCTTCGGGGTGTAGGTGCCGGAGAACATCTGCTGCTCCCCTCGCCGACCCCGAGGACTCCTGGTTCCTCCACTGCGCTCCACTTTACACCACTTCCCTCCACCAGCAACCACTTTCACGCCCCCACCCACCCCTTTCCCCCGCGTCGTCGCAGGTCGGGGCTCCCTGGGGGCCGGCCGCCGGTGGGGCGGGAGCGGCGGCGCGACCCGTGGCCCGGTGTGGCCCCATGGGGTTCACTGGTGGCCAGCCCCGCCCGTACGCCGC harbors:
- the mraZ gene encoding division/cell wall cluster transcriptional repressor MraZ; this translates as MFSGTYTPKLDEKGRLFLPAKFREEMKEGLVITRGQDRSLDLRTRADFDVFTEKFKNASQTDARLRAYGRMLFALASEQVPDKQGRVSLTPELRAYAGLDREAVVIGIYDRVEIWEPSAWTRYTADQEMAFANLSEEVFPGF